The Methanothermobacter tenebrarum DNA segment CATCTACGGGTTTTATAGCATATAAGCTTATACCATCTTCTATTAGGTGCCAAAGTAATGGGTTGATATTACCTTTATAGGATGGCAGATACTCCAGTAGGAGTTTCCTGGTGGCTGCGAATGGCATCCCAAGGCCCCTTGGATCTTCTAAGCGACCGAAAGAGCCCCTACCAAGGATCGACAAGGTATCATCTTCTACCGCTTCAATAATCCTCTTGTAAGTTTTGGGAGTGACTGTTGGCTGGTCTCCGGCAACACAAAGACAAAACCTGCCCCGTGAGTTCTTCACACCATTTAAAAGTGAACCTGTCAATGGCAGATCATCCTGGTTTTCCACAATCTTAACATCTAGGTCGCTGATTACCGGGACTATATCATCCTTTTGGTGTCCGACGACAACGATACACTCATCCACGCCAGCCTCTAGGACATTAGCTATGGTCTTTTCTATCACTGTACTATTATTTAATCTGAGCAAGAGTTTGTGCAC contains these protein-coding regions:
- a CDS encoding NTP transferase domain-containing protein, whose translation is MMMVSGIITAAGKGKRMKEDMKKRGLKPVHKLLLRLNNSTVIEKTIANVLEAGVDECIVVVGHQKDDIVPVISDLDVKIVENQDDLPLTGSLLNGVKNSRGRFCLCVAGDQPTVTPKTYKRIIEAVEDDTLSILGRGSFGRLEDPRGLGMPFAATRKLLLEYLPSYKGNINPLLWHLIEDGISLYAIKPVDEMELINLNTFDDYLKIKLRN